The window CTCAAAACCTTTTAAAATATCTTCCTCCCATTTTTTTTCAGAACGCTCTTTGTCTGTATCTTCAATGCGCACTATAAACTTACCTTTGTAATGTTTTGCGAACAGGTAGTTAAATAGTGCCGTGCGCGCCGTACCCACATGCAAAGAACCTGTTGGCGAAGGAGCCATGCGTACGCGTATTTCTTTGTTTGATTTATCTTTATCCATTATAATTTTTTATTTATAATCCAGTATTAGCTGGGCTATTTGTGCCGCGGCCTCCGGTTTAGAAAAAGCCATTGCCGCCGCTTGTAGTTGTCGGTATTTTTCAGGATTGTTTATAATAGAATCTATTCTTTCCAATAAAAAGTCATCCGTTAAATTAGCTGAATCAAGAGCGTAACATGCTCCGATGGTCTGGTATATTTGAGCGTTTCTTTGTTGGTGGTCGTAAGCGGAGCCCGCAAGAGGGATAAGTATGCTTGGTTTTGCTGTGAGAGCGATTTCAAATATTGCTCCTGAGCCGGCTCTGGATATTACGATATTTGACAGAGCTAAGACTAATTTCATTTGAATTTCGTTTAAAGATGCTATTGGATGATAGGATGCGCCTCTTTCTGCCGGAAGCCTTTTTATGTATTCATATATTGCACCGTAATGCGCCTCTCCTGTTTGGTGTATTATTTCATATTTTTCTGTAAGTTTTGGCAGCATTGATATAACAAGAGTGTTTATTTGTTCGGCGCCCTGACTTCCTCCAAGAATTAGTATAATCGGTTTTTTTGTTGTTATGTTGAATTCTTTGTATGCTGTTGTAATGTCCCCTCCTCGCAAGTCTCGTGTAGGATTGCCTATGCGAACTACTTTATCTCCGCGTAATTCGGGGTAATCTCCCGGAAATGATACAACTATTTTTTTTGAAAATTTTGCGAGTACGCGGGTTGTAAGTCCTGATATGCTGTCAGATTCGTGAGATATAACAGGTATTCTAAAAAGCCATCCAATTACAACCACAGGAAAACTTCCGTACCCTCCTTTAGAAAAAATTATATCAGGCATGTAAAAGAACAAGTATATGTAGGATTGTACCAGGCCTATAAGTATTTTAGGCATATCAATAAGATATTGAAAAGAGAAATAACGCCGTAGTTTTCCTGTTACTATAGATTTTGGTTTTATATTATTGTCCGCAAAAAGTTGCTCGGCTCCGTTTGTAGAACCTATAAATATCATTTCCAGAGACTTTTTGTCACGTTGCGCTATTTTTTCAACCTC is drawn from Candidatus Spechtbacterales bacterium and contains these coding sequences:
- a CDS encoding UDP-N-acetylglucosamine--N-acetylmuramyl-(pentapeptide) pyrophosphoryl-undecaprenol N-acetylglucosamine transferase, giving the protein MKIAFTGGGTGGHIFPIIAVAREVEKIAQRDKKSLEMIFIGSTNGAEQLFADNNIKPKSIVTGKLRRYFSFQYLIDMPKILIGLVQSYIYLFFYMPDIIFSKGGYGSFPVVVIGWLFRIPVISHESDSISGLTTRVLAKFSKKIVVSFPGDYPELRGDKVVRIGNPTRDLRGGDITTAYKEFNITTKKPIILILGGSQGAEQINTLVISMLPKLTEKYEIIHQTGEAHYGAIYEYIKRLPAERGASYHPIASLNEIQMKLVLALSNIVISRAGSGAIFEIALTAKPSILIPLAGSAYDHQQRNAQIYQTIGACYALDSANLTDDFLLERIDSIINNPEKYRQLQAAAMAFSKPEAAAQIAQLILDYK